Proteins found in one Flavobacterium channae genomic segment:
- a CDS encoding DUF4442 domain-containing protein — translation MQFTPSKLNAFMFFKLPSAFWSGVRVKSISPEVCEVTVKHRWFNQNPFNSMYFAVQAMAAEFTTGALVMFQIKQSGKNISMLVAQNKSVFTKKATGRITFTCNQGNDIKETIEKAVETNEGQTIWLTSIGKNEKGEQVSEMQFEWTIKVRV, via the coding sequence ATGCAATTTACACCTTCAAAATTAAATGCTTTTATGTTTTTTAAATTACCTTCTGCTTTTTGGAGTGGGGTAAGAGTAAAATCAATTTCACCAGAAGTTTGTGAAGTTACGGTAAAGCATCGTTGGTTCAATCAAAACCCATTCAATTCTATGTATTTTGCTGTTCAAGCAATGGCAGCAGAATTTACAACAGGTGCTTTAGTAATGTTTCAAATTAAACAAAGTGGAAAGAATATTTCTATGCTTGTTGCTCAAAATAAAAGTGTATTTACAAAGAAAGCTACAGGAAGAATTACTTTTACTTGTAATCAAGGAAACGATATAAAAGAAACCATTGAAAAAGCAGTTGAAACAAATGAAGGCCAAACCATTTGGCTTACTTCTATTGGTAAAAATGAAAAAGGAGAACAAGTTTCAGAAATGCAATTTGAGTGGACAATTAAAGTAAGAGTTTAA
- a CDS encoding TIGR01777 family oxidoreductase has product MTVLITGATGLVGQALVNLLLQNGYSVHYLSTSKSKLINQNNYKGFYWNPKLSEIDTNAFDGVDVIIHLAGASVAKKWTNNYKEEIIESRVLSTRLLYQTLHKKANTVKQIISASAIGIYPDDLNYIYHETDNKVDDSFLGNVVEQWEKEVNQFEKLQILVAKVRIGIVLSDEGGALQEMAKPIKLGLGAAFGSGEQYQSWIHIYDLVSIFQFIMNNKLAGIYNGVAPYPVTNAELTKAIAKVLKKPLFLPNIPKFVMKLILGEMHQILFSSQHVSCRKLLDAKFQFKYASLDKALNDLL; this is encoded by the coding sequence ATGACGGTTTTAATTACAGGAGCTACAGGATTGGTCGGACAAGCATTGGTGAATTTGTTGCTTCAAAATGGATATTCGGTTCATTATTTGTCCACATCAAAATCAAAGTTAATCAATCAAAATAACTACAAAGGTTTTTATTGGAATCCTAAATTATCTGAAATAGATACAAATGCATTTGATGGTGTAGATGTTATAATCCATTTGGCAGGAGCATCTGTTGCAAAAAAATGGACAAACAATTACAAAGAAGAAATAATTGAGAGTCGTGTGCTTTCTACTCGTCTTTTATATCAAACATTGCATAAAAAAGCAAATACTGTAAAACAGATTATTTCTGCTTCGGCAATTGGTATTTATCCTGATGATTTAAACTATATCTATCACGAAACCGACAATAAAGTTGACGATTCTTTTTTAGGAAATGTTGTTGAACAATGGGAAAAAGAAGTCAATCAATTTGAAAAATTACAAATTCTGGTTGCTAAAGTTAGAATAGGAATTGTTTTATCAGACGAAGGTGGTGCGTTACAAGAAATGGCAAAACCTATTAAATTAGGATTAGGAGCTGCATTTGGTTCTGGTGAACAATATCAATCTTGGATTCATATTTACGATTTGGTTTCTATTTTCCAATTTATCATGAATAACAAATTAGCTGGAATTTATAATGGAGTAGCTCCATATCCTGTTACGAATGCAGAACTAACAAAAGCAATAGCTAAAGTTTTGAAAAAGCCATTGTTTTTGCCTAATATTCCTAAGTTTGTTATGAAACTTATATTAGGAGAAATGCACCAAATTTTATTTTCAAGTCAGCATGTAAGTTGTAGAAAGCTTTTAGATGCTAAATTTCAATTTAAATACGCTTCATTAGATAAAGCTTTGAATGATTTATTATAA
- a CDS encoding TnsA endonuclease N-terminal domain-containing protein — MKNDMNYVFSQKKMRISLKKKRNISANEFSLTGQIKSLKRNDFVDFESSLERDYIHILEFDENVRYYYEQPLKIEFNDRYYIPDFFVEYWDGSKEVIEIKYNIDLIDNASKYVTKFKAAEEFCNSNNLTFRILTETDIRNNYLFNIKFLNAVQIRHTSNKSEYFNEFELLEQNMKKLKRTTPNKLLNSSTSCELKRAELIQYLWLMIIHKKIKIDLSIKLNMETEIWI, encoded by the coding sequence ATGAAAAATGATATGAATTACGTATTTTCACAAAAGAAAATGAGAATATCTTTGAAGAAAAAAAGAAATATATCGGCAAATGAATTTTCTTTAACAGGACAAATAAAAAGTCTTAAAAGAAATGACTTTGTAGATTTCGAATCTTCCCTTGAAAGAGATTATATCCATATACTTGAATTTGATGAAAATGTTCGTTACTATTATGAACAACCATTAAAAATAGAATTTAATGACAGATATTACATTCCAGACTTTTTTGTTGAGTATTGGGATGGTAGCAAAGAGGTTATTGAAATAAAATACAACATTGATTTAATAGATAATGCTTCTAAGTATGTTACGAAATTTAAAGCTGCTGAAGAATTCTGTAATAGTAATAATTTAACATTTAGAATACTTACTGAAACTGATATTAGAAATAATTATTTGTTTAATATCAAATTCTTAAATGCAGTTCAAATCAGACATACTTCAAATAAATCTGAATATTTCAATGAGTTTGAATTGCTTGAGCAAAATATGAAGAAGCTAAAGCGAACAACTCCTAATAAGTTATTAAATAGTTCTACTTCATGTGAATTAAAAAGAGCTGAATTAATTCAATATTTATGGCTAATGATTATTCATAAAAAAATAAAAATAGATTTAAGTATAAAGTTAAATATGGAAACTGAGATATGGATATAG
- a CDS encoding head GIN domain-containing protein, with product MKTTLKLIVLLLTLSFTSCNGNLNLIDGIDGSGNVVTEKRNIETPFTKIQASTGVEVILEQGSPSELEVEVDDNLMKYIVTRVENGTLIVKIDGNINTMESAIVRVKTKTIEGLESSSGASIKTINKLSGTSVALKTSSGSTIQADLEYEKVSCESTSGSEIKVSGKALTLDTKSSSGSEINAKELASNEITAQSTSGSNTTVNPIVLLNAKASSGSSIDYIKEPKKVIKEETSGGSVTKD from the coding sequence ATGAAGACAACTTTAAAATTAATTGTTCTCTTACTTACATTATCATTTACCTCGTGTAATGGCAATTTGAATTTAATTGATGGTATTGACGGAAGCGGAAATGTTGTCACTGAAAAAAGAAACATCGAAACTCCTTTCACTAAAATTCAGGCAAGTACTGGTGTGGAAGTTATTTTGGAACAAGGATCTCCTTCAGAATTGGAAGTTGAAGTTGACGATAATTTAATGAAATACATCGTTACTAGAGTTGAAAACGGAACTTTAATTGTAAAAATTGACGGAAACATTAACACCATGGAAAGCGCTATTGTTCGTGTAAAAACCAAAACTATTGAAGGATTAGAATCATCTAGCGGTGCGAGCATCAAAACAATTAATAAGTTAAGTGGAACAAGCGTAGCTTTAAAAACCAGTAGTGGTAGCACCATTCAAGCCGATTTAGAATACGAAAAAGTAAGTTGCGAATCTACAAGCGGAAGTGAAATTAAAGTGAGCGGTAAAGCATTAACTTTAGATACTAAATCGTCAAGCGGAAGTGAAATTAATGCTAAAGAACTTGCTTCAAACGAAATTACAGCACAATCAACAAGCGGAAGTAACACAACTGTAAATCCAATTGTATTATTAAACGCGAAAGCCTCAAGTGGAAGTTCAATTGATTACATTAAAGAACCAAAAAAAGTAATCAAGGAAGAAACTTCTGGAGGAAGTGTTACAAAAGACTAA
- a CDS encoding IS3 family transposase (programmed frameshift): MKTPKKKTAENFIKDIRRNTRRIFSSEQKIQIVMEALRAEMSVAELCRKYSINESQFYKWNKEFLEAGKKRLAGDVTREATSDEVSELKKENQSLKVMIADLVLRLRYCKKKLGHAGLTEKFKKYMRLTVSEKQEIIHMVTRSEIGVNRTLREIGINKSTFYNWYHAYSENGVEGLLPTKRAANRQWNSIPQEQKNLVVKLALDYPDLSSRELAYKITDEQQIFLSESSVYRILKSRGLITAPAHIFLSAGNEFTDKTGFVHQMWQTDFTYFKILGWGWYYLSTVLDDYSRYIVHWELCSNMKADDVKRTVDTAIKKAKLITKQKPKLLSDNGSCYIANELKSYLKDNYQMQQVHGRPNHPQTQGKIERYHRTMKNVVKLDNYFAPEELEAALEKFVYRYNNERYHESLNNLTPADVYFGRGEMILKERERLKKMAIIGRRNEYQKLKLTTNQKKHLSLNY; the protein is encoded by the exons ATGAAAACACCTAAGAAAAAAACAGCAGAGAATTTCATCAAAGACATTCGTAGAAATACACGAAGAATCTTTAGTTCCGAACAGAAAATTCAGATTGTTATGGAAGCTTTACGAGCAGAAATGTCAGTTGCAGAATTGTGTCGTAAGTATTCCATTAATGAATCTCAGTTTTATAAGTGGAACAAAGAATTTTTGGAAGCAGGTAAAAAGCGTTTAGCAGGCGATGTAACAAGAGAAGCTACGAGTGATGAAGTATCAGAGCTCAAGAAAGAAAATCAGTCTTTAAAAGTAATGATTGCCGATTTAGTTTTACGCT TACGATATTGTAAAAAAAAGCTTGGACATGCTGGATTAACTGAAAAGTTTAAGAAATATATGCGACTTACAGTATCCGAAAAACAAGAAATCATTCACATGGTTACTCGTTCAGAAATTGGCGTAAATCGAACACTTCGGGAGATTGGAATCAATAAAAGTACGTTTTACAATTGGTATCATGCTTACAGCGAAAATGGTGTTGAAGGATTGCTTCCAACCAAAAGAGCAGCAAACAGGCAATGGAATAGCATTCCACAAGAGCAGAAGAATTTGGTTGTAAAATTAGCTTTAGATTATCCTGATTTGTCTTCTCGAGAATTAGCCTATAAAATCACTGATGAACAACAGATATTCCTATCAGAATCAAGTGTTTATCGGATTTTAAAGTCAAGAGGTTTAATTACAGCTCCAGCTCATATTTTTCTGAGTGCAGGTAATGAATTTACAGACAAAACAGGCTTTGTTCATCAAATGTGGCAAACGGATTTTACCTATTTTAAAATATTGGGTTGGGGTTGGTATTACTTGAGTACGGTTTTGGACGATTACAGCCGATACATTGTACACTGGGAACTTTGCTCAAACATGAAAGCCGATGATGTAAAAAGAACTGTTGATACAGCCATTAAGAAAGCAAAATTGATAACTAAACAAAAACCAAAACTCTTGTCCGACAATGGTTCGTGCTACATTGCAAACGAATTAAAATCGTATTTAAAAGACAATTATCAAATGCAACAAGTACATGGAAGACCCAATCATCCACAAACACAAGGAAAAATTGAACGCTATCACAGAACCATGAAAAATGTTGTAAAACTTGATAATTACTTTGCTCCCGAAGAATTAGAAGCTGCTTTAGAAAAGTTTGTTTATCGCTATAACAATGAACGCTATCATGAATCATTAAACAACTTAACCCCAGCAGATGTCTATTTTGGAAGAGGTGAAATGATTTTAAAAGAACGTGAACGATTAAAGAAAATGGCTATTATTGGCCGAAGAAATGAGTACCAAAAATTAAAATTAACAACAAATCAAAAAAAACATTTATCTTTGAATTATTAA
- a CDS encoding PspC domain-containing protein: MNKTISINLGGFFFHIDEDAYQKLSRYFEAVKRSLSPDGRDEIMKDIESRIAELFQERLKNDKQVVGLTEIEEVITIMGQPEDYKIDDEKSTYQSSSSSTNFYYPSKRLYRDKENGMLGGVMAGLGHYLGIDTLWLRIIMVILFFGFGTGLFVYIVLWILVPEAVTTTQKLEMKGEPITISNIEKKVKEGFDDITSKFSNIDHEKIANTAKSGATRIGSTIEEVITTIFKAFAKIIGAFIVFFSGIGLLGIIITSIIMIFSSTMPDNYILNNIQTPIGLETPLWAQGMLLLLGFGIPLFFLLILGLKLIVNNLRSIGNYVKYSLLAVWLIAVGIIISLGINEASQLAFDGKSVQKEVIAIAPTDTLKIKFKNNDFYSKSNYRHHDFKITQDEGDNEIIYSNNVSIEIKYTDEATPYMLIEKLANGKSTSQAKKRAEKIKYNYKIEGNTIVLDNYLLTAVENKFRGQEVEIYLYLPKGTIFQTDESYSNYDRSDYDFFDENEYDTKNPVYQVDSDKIRCLNCLESDSNNDLSIKVETGDTSASIYYDENGVLVKKVVNTEEKGIVTKKEEFIIEADEVDKKVYQEIKEKKK; the protein is encoded by the coding sequence ATGAACAAAACAATAAGTATAAATTTAGGAGGTTTTTTCTTTCATATAGATGAAGATGCCTATCAAAAATTATCGCGTTATTTTGAAGCGGTAAAACGTTCACTTTCGCCTGATGGAAGAGACGAAATAATGAAGGACATAGAAAGCCGTATTGCTGAACTTTTTCAGGAACGTTTAAAAAACGACAAACAAGTTGTTGGATTAACTGAAATTGAAGAAGTAATTACAATTATGGGACAACCAGAAGATTACAAAATTGATGACGAGAAATCAACATATCAATCTAGTTCTTCTTCAACAAATTTCTATTATCCATCAAAAAGATTGTATCGTGATAAAGAAAATGGAATGCTTGGTGGTGTAATGGCTGGTTTAGGACATTATCTAGGTATTGATACCTTATGGTTACGAATCATCATGGTTATTTTATTCTTTGGATTTGGTACTGGGTTATTTGTTTACATCGTATTATGGATTTTAGTTCCAGAAGCGGTTACCACAACTCAAAAATTAGAAATGAAAGGCGAGCCGATAACCATTTCAAACATCGAAAAAAAAGTAAAGGAAGGTTTTGACGATATTACTTCTAAGTTTAGTAATATCGATCATGAGAAAATCGCAAACACAGCTAAATCTGGAGCTACTAGAATTGGTTCTACTATTGAAGAAGTCATCACAACTATCTTTAAAGCATTCGCCAAAATAATTGGAGCTTTTATCGTGTTTTTCTCGGGAATTGGGTTGTTAGGAATCATTATAACGAGTATCATCATGATATTTTCGTCAACAATGCCTGATAATTACATTTTAAATAACATCCAAACGCCAATTGGTCTAGAAACACCGCTTTGGGCTCAAGGAATGCTTTTATTATTAGGGTTTGGAATTCCGTTGTTTTTCTTGCTGATTTTAGGATTAAAACTAATCGTAAACAACTTAAGATCTATCGGAAATTATGTAAAATATAGTTTGTTAGCAGTATGGTTAATCGCCGTTGGAATCATAATTTCATTAGGAATTAACGAAGCTTCTCAATTAGCTTTTGATGGGAAATCGGTTCAAAAAGAAGTGATTGCAATTGCTCCAACAGATACTTTAAAAATCAAATTCAAAAACAACGATTTTTATTCGAAAAGCAATTACAGACATCACGATTTCAAAATAACACAAGATGAAGGCGATAACGAGATTATTTATTCGAATAATGTATCAATCGAAATTAAGTATACAGATGAAGCAACTCCATATATGTTAATTGAGAAATTAGCGAACGGAAAATCAACTTCACAAGCTAAGAAAAGAGCTGAAAAAATCAAATACAATTACAAAATCGAAGGAAACACAATCGTTTTAGATAATTATTTGTTAACTGCTGTTGAGAATAAATTCAGAGGCCAGGAAGTAGAAATTTATTTATATTTACCAAAAGGAACTATCTTCCAAACCGATGAAAGTTATAGTAATTACGATAGAAGCGATTACGACTTTTTTGATGAAAATGAATACGACACTAAAAATCCAGTTTACCAAGTAGACTCTGATAAAATTAGATGTTTGAATTGTTTAGAATCTGATAGTAATAATGATCTTAGCATTAAAGTTGAAACAGGAGATACATCTGCTTCAATATACTATGATGAAAACGGTGTACTTGTAAAAAAAGTTGTAAATACTGAAGAAAAAGGAATTGTTACAAAAAAAGAAGAGTTCATTATTGAAGCTGACGAAGTTGACAAAAAAGTTTATCAAGAAATCAAAGAAAAAAAGAAATAG
- a CDS encoding tetratricopeptide repeat protein yields MTVSNQNNVEIEKTISTICESLKHKETAIFCGAGISFNSGLPLVNDLLKYILRLVGVNNNDAEKLLKSNLPFEAFIQTLIDEASVDDILEIFSKGEPNTNHDLIAEILNSGYVKTVMTTNFDTLIERALTKIGLNEGVNYQVFSTEEEFKNIDWKSETIKIIKIHGCISNKKEMAITMELVARRIINQQKNYLISSFFSSKINSNILVLGYSCSDLFDISPIIESLEDNKSQITFLEHNSSNKEIKIESISLKNFKNPFQDYIGKRIYFQTDEFTKQLWKSILSKPYELKQFEISWKKNIDKWLQEITSYSSGMKNQISARLFYDIGEYNLSIKIWEEGLTIAQKENNLLFFYAQLGNIGMALNAIGKFTDAKKCLEESVKVCREIGNIQGEISQLQALGNIYRNLREFDNAIESFNKAVSLAEKNESDSLCSTLGNLATIYNQIEDYDNAIKILQKGLPIALATGSKQSEGSMLTSLGIAFFQKGDIEKAVDLVMESIKVTRQIGDRQGECMSLHNLSNFCLQIEDYENCFKHSRNGLEIAKEIGIRPSEASAYYNIGTCHFFKGEQELAISHLNKAIEIYIEIFGCKSSAKSGLI; encoded by the coding sequence TTGACAGTTTCAAATCAAAATAACGTAGAAATTGAAAAGACAATTTCTACCATATGTGAGAGTTTAAAACATAAAGAAACTGCCATATTTTGTGGAGCAGGAATTTCATTTAACTCAGGACTTCCATTAGTAAATGACTTATTGAAATATATCCTAAGATTAGTTGGAGTAAATAATAATGACGCTGAAAAACTTTTGAAATCTAATTTACCTTTTGAAGCATTCATACAAACTTTAATTGATGAAGCAAGCGTTGACGATATTTTAGAAATATTTTCTAAAGGGGAACCAAATACAAATCACGACTTAATTGCTGAGATATTGAATTCAGGTTATGTGAAAACTGTTATGACAACAAACTTCGATACTCTAATTGAAAGAGCATTAACTAAAATAGGTTTAAATGAGGGAGTCAATTATCAAGTATTTTCTACAGAAGAAGAATTTAAAAATATTGACTGGAAAAGTGAGACTATCAAAATAATAAAAATCCACGGCTGTATTTCAAACAAAAAAGAAATGGCAATTACTATGGAATTAGTCGCTAGAAGGATAATAAACCAGCAAAAAAATTATCTTATATCATCTTTTTTTTCAAGTAAAATCAATTCTAATATACTTGTTTTAGGTTACAGCTGTTCTGATTTGTTTGACATATCTCCAATAATTGAGTCTCTAGAAGATAATAAAAGTCAAATTACATTTTTAGAACACAATTCGTCTAATAAAGAAATTAAAATTGAGAGTATTTCATTAAAAAACTTCAAAAATCCATTTCAAGATTACATCGGAAAAAGGATTTATTTTCAAACTGATGAATTCACTAAACAATTATGGAAAAGTATTTTATCAAAACCTTATGAATTAAAACAATTCGAAATTTCTTGGAAAAAAAATATTGATAAGTGGTTGCAAGAAATAACTTCTTATTCTTCCGGAATGAAAAATCAAATTTCAGCGAGACTTTTTTATGACATTGGCGAATATAATCTATCTATTAAAATATGGGAAGAAGGTTTAACTATTGCGCAAAAAGAAAACAACCTCCTATTTTTCTATGCTCAACTTGGTAATATTGGAATGGCATTAAATGCTATTGGTAAATTTACTGATGCAAAGAAATGTTTAGAAGAATCAGTAAAAGTTTGTCGAGAAATTGGTAATATTCAAGGTGAAATATCTCAATTACAAGCATTAGGAAATATCTATAGAAATTTGAGAGAATTTGATAATGCAATTGAATCATTCAATAAAGCAGTATCACTTGCAGAAAAAAACGAATCAGATAGTTTGTGTTCTACTTTAGGCAATTTAGCAACTATATATAACCAAATTGAAGATTATGACAACGCCATTAAAATACTTCAAAAAGGTTTACCTATAGCTCTTGCTACTGGAAGTAAACAATCAGAAGGAAGTATGCTTACAAGTTTAGGAATTGCATTTTTTCAAAAAGGAGATATTGAAAAAGCAGTTGATTTAGTAATGGAAAGCATAAAAGTAACAAGACAAATTGGTGACCGACAAGGTGAATGTATGTCACTTCATAATTTATCTAATTTTTGTTTACAAATTGAAGATTACGAAAACTGTTTTAAACACTCAAGAAATGGTCTTGAAATCGCAAAAGAAATCGGGATAAGACCAAGTGAAGCTTCTGCATATTATAATATAGGAACTTGTCATTTTTTTAAAGGAGAACAAGAATTAGCAATTTCTCATCTTAATAAGGCAATTGAAATTTATATAGAAATATTTGGATGTAAATCGTCAGCAAAAAGTGGACTGATTTAG
- a CDS encoding PadR family transcriptional regulator: protein MNIENTKAQMRKGVLEFCILSVLKEKDAYTSEILDTLKNAKLLVVEGTVYPLLTRLKNDGLLNYRWEESTSGPPRKYYGLTDEGKEFLQELNGTWKELSDAVNIITSQN, encoded by the coding sequence ATGAACATTGAAAACACTAAAGCTCAAATGCGAAAAGGTGTTTTAGAGTTTTGCATCTTATCTGTCTTAAAAGAAAAAGACGCATATACTTCTGAAATACTAGATACGCTAAAGAATGCTAAACTATTAGTTGTGGAAGGCACAGTTTATCCATTACTAACAAGACTAAAAAACGATGGTTTATTAAACTATCGCTGGGAAGAATCAACATCGGGACCACCAAGAAAGTATTACGGTTTAACCGATGAAGGCAAAGAATTTTTACAAGAATTAAATGGCACCTGGAAAGAATTATCAGATGCAGTAAACATAATAACAAGTCAAAACTAA
- a CDS encoding Mu transposase C-terminal domain-containing protein — MDIVNLTKGEKVIYNDKEVIITKLNTLDTVTIEELSNGTNHLVHVSDLKPIFKKKEKLEDINVISEKKWELAQQRFEIITPILEKPGNIELVKQISAEKNVSIATLYRWIKLYRDYGTISSILGKPKTGGKGSSRLDSNQEEIIKKYIKSTYLNSSRTSINKTVRLIMAECHNKNITPPHENTIRNRIKSISEEEVMKKRIGLKEAGYRFNPIRGSFPGADFPLSVVQIDHTRVDIILVDEYYRKPYKRPWLTLAIDVYSRMVVGFHLSFDPPGALGTGLCIAHSILPKEIWLEKIGVKGIWPCWGFMSVIHVDNAKEFRGNMLKMACKNYNINLEFRPIATPHFGGHIERLLGSFSKEVHNLAGTTFSSTELRKNYDSEGRASLTLSEFEKWLTLYITNIYHVKNHSSLNDSPINKWKEGIMGNKEQPGIGIIPRIFNERKLRLDFMPFEERTIQEYGVVIDHVTYYHDVLRKYIHSKTDNIKRKFIFRRDPRDISVVHFYDPESKEYFDIPYRDTSLPAISIWEFRDVLRTLKKNKAPINEKSIFDTYREMDDIEKKAIRETKSRKNEVKNFRDTTSFPTSEIKEVEDKIEDNDIKPFEEIDDEAFI; from the coding sequence ATGGATATAGTTAATTTAACAAAAGGGGAAAAAGTTATTTATAACGATAAAGAAGTTATAATTACTAAATTGAATACCCTCGATACTGTTACTATTGAAGAATTAAGTAACGGAACCAACCATTTAGTACATGTTAGCGACTTGAAACCTATTTTTAAGAAAAAAGAAAAGCTAGAGGACATAAATGTAATTTCTGAAAAAAAATGGGAATTAGCTCAACAGAGATTTGAGATAATAACTCCAATATTAGAAAAGCCTGGAAACATAGAATTAGTTAAACAAATTTCAGCTGAAAAAAATGTAAGTATTGCTACATTATATAGATGGATAAAACTATATAGGGATTACGGCACCATTTCTTCAATATTAGGAAAGCCTAAAACTGGAGGAAAAGGAAGCAGCAGACTCGATTCAAATCAAGAAGAAATAATAAAAAAATATATAAAAAGTACTTATCTAAACAGTTCCAGAACATCTATAAATAAAACTGTAAGATTAATTATGGCGGAATGTCATAATAAAAACATTACTCCTCCTCATGAGAATACAATTCGAAATAGGATAAAAAGTATTTCTGAAGAAGAAGTAATGAAAAAAAGAATTGGCTTAAAGGAAGCCGGCTATAGGTTCAATCCAATACGTGGTAGCTTTCCTGGTGCGGATTTTCCATTAAGCGTTGTTCAAATTGATCATACTAGAGTCGATATTATTTTAGTAGATGAGTATTATCGAAAACCATACAAAAGACCTTGGCTGACGCTTGCAATTGATGTATATAGTAGAATGGTTGTTGGTTTTCATCTATCCTTTGATCCTCCAGGTGCTTTAGGCACTGGACTATGTATTGCTCACAGTATTTTACCAAAAGAAATTTGGTTAGAAAAAATTGGAGTTAAGGGAATCTGGCCTTGTTGGGGTTTCATGTCGGTAATCCACGTTGACAACGCAAAAGAGTTCAGAGGAAATATGCTAAAAATGGCTTGTAAAAATTATAATATCAATTTAGAATTTAGACCAATTGCAACTCCTCATTTTGGTGGGCATATTGAGCGATTATTAGGATCATTTAGTAAAGAAGTTCATAATTTAGCAGGTACTACATTTTCATCTACAGAGCTAAGAAAAAATTATGATTCTGAAGGTAGAGCATCTTTGACTTTATCTGAGTTTGAAAAATGGTTAACTCTATACATTACCAATATATATCATGTCAAAAATCATTCTTCTTTAAATGATTCTCCAATTAACAAATGGAAAGAAGGAATTATGGGCAATAAAGAGCAACCTGGAATTGGAATAATTCCTAGGATTTTCAATGAAAGAAAATTACGTTTAGACTTTATGCCTTTTGAAGAAAGAACTATTCAGGAATATGGAGTAGTAATTGATCATGTAACCTATTATCATGATGTTCTGAGAAAATACATTCATTCAAAAACTGATAATATTAAAAGAAAATTTATTTTCAGAAGAGACCCCAGAGATATAAGTGTTGTACATTTCTATGATCCGGAGTCAAAAGAATATTTCGACATACCATATAGAGACACTTCATTACCAGCAATTTCAATTTGGGAATTTAGAGATGTATTAAGAACACTTAAAAAAAATAAGGCTCCAATTAACGAAAAATCTATATTCGATACTTACCGAGAAATGGATGATATTGAGAAAAAAGCCATACGAGAAACAAAAAGCAGAAAAAATGAAGTCAAAAACTTCCGAGACACAACTTCCTTTCCAACTTCGGAAATAAAGGAAGTTGAAGATAAAATTGAAGACAACGATATTAAACCTTTTGAAGAAATTGATGATGAAGCATTTATCTGA
- a CDS encoding GIN domain-containing protein — MTKKISLLVTLLLFTTISIAQKKEKIKGSKIVTVTVKEIPDFENIEINDNFEVFLVKSENPSLEIEADDNLHEIINFEVVAGTLRVTSLREASGAKKFALRINYTSSLKLITAKNDCSIHALADLELENITVKNYDNSRSYLNVKANYFALVLNDKAEAELNVKAENTSLELSKNAELKALVSSPELKLDMYQKSDATIEGNSNNVKVRIDNSSILNAKKLVAANFDLTTEGYSKSYINVTTSLLLSASGKSEIELLGEAKIQINKFINNVTLYKKEK; from the coding sequence ATGACAAAAAAAATTTCCCTACTAGTAACACTTTTACTTTTTACTACAATTAGTATCGCACAAAAAAAAGAAAAAATTAAAGGTTCTAAAATTGTAACGGTTACTGTTAAAGAGATTCCTGATTTTGAAAACATTGAAATTAACGACAATTTTGAAGTATTCTTAGTAAAATCTGAAAATCCTTCTTTAGAAATTGAAGCAGATGATAATTTGCATGAAATAATTAATTTTGAAGTTGTTGCAGGCACATTAAGAGTTACTTCTTTACGTGAGGCTTCTGGAGCGAAAAAATTTGCTTTACGAATCAATTACACTTCGAGTTTAAAATTAATTACTGCTAAAAATGATTGTTCTATTCATGCACTTGCTGATTTAGAATTGGAAAACATTACAGTAAAAAATTACGATAACTCAAGATCTTACCTTAATGTAAAAGCCAATTATTTTGCATTGGTTTTAAACGATAAAGCGGAAGCAGAATTAAATGTTAAAGCAGAAAACACTTCACTAGAACTAAGTAAAAATGCCGAATTAAAAGCATTAGTTAGTTCGCCAGAGTTAAAATTAGACATGTATCAAAAAAGTGATGCAACAATTGAAGGAAACTCAAATAACGTAAAAGTTAGAATCGACAATAGTTCTATCTTAAATGCGAAAAAACTCGTTGCGGCAAATTTTGATTTAACTACTGAAGGCTATTCAAAAAGCTATATTAATGTAACAACTTCGCTTCTACTTTCAGCTTCTGGAAAAAGTGAAATTGAATTGCTTGGAGAAGCAAAAATCCAAATTAACAAGTTCATTAACAACGTAACTTTATATAAAAAGGAAAAATAA